The window atgagttaagccaaaataaaaaataaaaaaaaatgaactaGCTTAATAATCTATTGTGAGACTAACCCTTCACCTATTTCCCCTTTTATGTTATGAATTTGTTTtttgtaagggtaaaatggtcatttaacaCTTTATCCAGAGTCCAGAGTCCAGACAGACATCATTAATTACCCATTCAGGGCAAGACTTACATGTATAACAAGTGTGGGGGATTTCACCTTCCGAATTTTGTTAACATTCTGCAAATCCAAAATATAAGATAATAAGAGTCTAAAAAAAACAAGATTAAAAGAATTTGAaatgaatataaaaataaataaaaaaaaccttGTAAATGTCTACACAAAACATGCAGTTGACATGGCAGACAACACGAAGGCCAGAAAGAATTGCACTGTGTAAAACAACGCCTCTTAACCTGGGCAATCTAGAAGCCAAATGCAATGTGGGCCCACTTCCTACTGATTGACCATAAAGAATCAAGTCTTCTTGGCTGACTCCATATTCCGTTTGAAGACACTCGTATACTGCTTCTATGTCTGCATATGTATTCAGCTCACTTGCCTGAAATTTatttaacaaacaaaaaaaaaaaaaaaaaaaaaaaacgaatttttaaTCACATTTGTATAATCCCAAATTATCGATATTTGGTAATTGGATATTGTTTGTTCACAAGTTTACCTTTCCAGTTGATGCACCATAGCCTGAATAATCATATCTGTTAATGCAAAAAGaaagtattcatatatgaatatgaaagtGAAAAAGATGACTGTAAAAATCTCATCTCCAATACTTAACTAAAAGAAGTAAAAAACCTAattgggaaattagggtttcagtttCTACCCTTTTTCCAGATACTTTATAGCCAAAGAACCAGAGAAAAGAAGTAAGATCCTACAAAAGCTAacgacttttttttttcttttttctatttttatctCCACGAGATACAGTTATTAACCAAGCCAAAAAGTTCAAGAAAGTGGATTAGGAAAAAACATAATTGTAATGCTAGACATATCTATATTATCTACCAAAAGGATCTTGTAAAGATTTTCTATATTTTAGAAAACAAATCTTGAAATCTTTTAGTTTTTTGTACATTATTTTGACATGAAAGGAGAAAAGGATACTTCATGCATCAAACTAAATATAGCATTTCtaaaatccaaatccaaatcaaaTTTTAAAGAGAAGAACAAAAAACCAAAAAGTCCAAAATCAATCACATCAAAGAGCATAAGTGAAGTCAAATCAATATCATGATCTAAGTAAGTATGTAAAACAAAAAAACTAACATCAAATTGAGTACCGAGTTATTAACAACTTTGCACATAGAGATTTGACATTCAAAGAGATCATTCATATCTAAAGGGGTCAAAGCAAACTGTAACAAAATCATGAAGAGACTACATCCATAGATAAAGATCAAAACTTTCTTTAAAGTAAAAGTAAAATTaacaaaaaagagagagagagagagagaaataccCATTACATAAGAGATTGCAGAAAGCTAGATAAGATTATATAACCAAAGATTCAAGAAAAGAATATCATGATTTCTTGCaaattaaagaaaaagaaaaagggaaAGTTTCATTATCTTAAACAGGAAATTCAATTCAAACAAACATTCGGAAGCTAAATGTCGATAATTTGGGAACATTAATTTAGGGGAAAAAGTTAGGTAAAAGAGAAAAAACCGACCCCATAAGATTGACTCTGAGATTTGCTTTGAGTTGAACAAAGAGGTCAAAGAGTTGACCCAAATCAGCAGCATTTCCATGAGAATACAGCAGTGTGAGCTTCGCATATGGATTCTTAAGATAAAAAGCTACAATCTTGTTGCCTCTTCTAGTGCGTAGCGACAACACATCAAACGAGCAaccaccaccgccaccgccaccaccgccaTCATCAACGGCTCCGACAGCCGATGTCAGCGGCATGGAGGAGGATGTGTATATAGCAGTTAGTTTACCGTCGTCTCGTTTCTTGATCTGATAGGTAGGCGGAGACGGAGGAAAGAAGGCGAATTTCGCACTGAGATGAGAAATTACACAACCCATTCACCACCCCCCGCTATAACATTCCGGTGGACACCCTACTCATCAATGCATCTGTACTGTGTTTATATGTATTTACACAATCTAACAATCAATCTACCGATATGAGTTTTTCTTAGTTTCTTCAAAAATGGGGAAATCTAGCTGGGTTTCGAAGGATCTTTAGAGAGATAAATTGGGAAGAGAGAACggcggagagagagagagagagagagagagagagagagagagagagagagagatgtggagGAAGGTGGTGAAGGGGTGCAAGTTttcaagaagagagagagagagagagagagagagagagagagagagagagagagagatgtggagGAAGGTGGTGAAGGGGGAGATGTGCAAGTTTTCAAGAAACGAGTTTGATGACTTCATTGCTTGTCAGTTTTGACAGTGATGGGACCCACTTTTACTACCCCTCTACCCCTAAACGACAAACATATTTCCAACAGTACTCTACAGATGTATATGAATAATGGTACTTGTATACTTGCTATGCATTATTTACTTGTACGGAGATATGTATGAAGTGAGCTCTAACGTACAACTTATCTATCTTCTTCCTGTCTGGGAAATCATATGCTTAAAAATCATGTGGGTTTGGGTTGGCCATCACAATTTGAGATGAGAGAGATCATGCTCAAAGTCTTGTCCCATTTGTGTGAGACTACACCTATCAATTATAAACTATAGATTACAGAATATAATCAAGATCGGATTTCTGTAAAATAATGCCATATTTTAACATTTTTCTCATATGTAgttatgttgttattgttgaGAATAAAGGTTTATAACTTAAGATCCAAAAGgtataataaagaaaacttgATTTGAATGATGAAAGATACTTTTTCAGGAAGTCCTTGTTGTACCATAGTCAAAGGTGCAACAATGGTACATCTTACCAAGGATGAGTGGTGCGTTCCCTCCTTTGAATGATACCAGATTTAAACACCATGTTGGTTCAAACATTTTAGGGTTAGGTCGTAAATGAACCAAACAAACAGGAACAAGGGTTTGTTTATTTTCATTTGTTTAAGTTGGCCgaacaaataaaaaaaacacgAATGGGTAAACAAATAAGTTGTCTTGTTTATGTTCATTTGTTAACAACTTACATTGTTAATGTTCATTTGTTTATGTTCGTGAACTTGCTAAACAAACATAAACGAACGGAGATAAACAAACATAATTgaaaatatataaacataaacaaacatataatATCGTAATGTAATTTAACACAAAATGAACTTAAATTAACAAACATAAATGAACGTTCAAAAACTAAATTGAACAAACAAAACTATTGTTCATATTCGTTCGTTTAGCTAAACAAACGAGAatttttgttcatgttcgttcgtttattaaataaacgaacttTCCGTCAAACGGTTCACGGACAATTTgttgaacgttcggttcatttacaTGCATGCTTGTGGTCTAATTTACTTGAAACGTGGCAAGGTcatgaatatttatttttaatatcaaATGATGAATGTGtaaattgtaataacttaatagTATGAGAAGGTTCGAAACataaccaaatatatatatatatatatatatatatatatatatatatatatatatatatatatatatatatatatatatatatatatattcctaacGAATAACTTTGATAAAATTGGGTATTTTTCTTTATTACATGAATTGAAATTGTAAAATAATGATGTAATTACTAATCTAGCCAAATTAAGGGGGTAATTAgcaatttttagccaaaaattaGTAAATGACCAAAAATAGCCCACGAAACCATAGGTTTCGAGATTCGCCTACTGTTTCGACATTTCGTCTACTGTTTCGCGTtttctataaataaaaaaataaaaaaaaaaacatttttgccATACAAAACCGTAGGTATTATAAAACCTACGGTTTCCCAAACCGTAGTCTACGGTTTTGGGAAAAAACTACGGTTTTTTTTTAATCTACTATTTTGGCGGTTTTATCCAAAAAAACTACGTTTTTTTAATCTACTATTTTGGGGGTTTTATCTACTGTTTTGTCCAAAAAACTACTGTTTTGTCCAAAAACCTAcggttatatatattttttttttcgatttttttcaaaaaaaaaattaatcacatATATAAAACTTACTCCTAATCACAAAGACAGTAAAATTTTGATGAAAAGTAAAAAAACCTGGTTGTTTTCGGGTGCTCAATTAAGAGAAAAAAAGTATCCAAACCAAAGAAAACAATAGGCAAAATGACATAATCTGGAAAAAAATTCATTATATATTTTGGGCTAACGGGCCACGAAAAAGTAAACGGGCCTTTGAAACAGCAGCTCATTTGCACAAAACAGTAGTTTTCGGCCTAAAACAGTAGTCAACGGCCTTGACCGTAGTCAACCATAAGTTGACTACGGTTTTGTGGGCTATTTTTGGCTAAGTGgtattttttggctattttttgaTAGGTGATTAAGAAAAAGGCTAGATTTGTATTTTTCCCTAAAATAATTGAATGTTGAAAGGTTAGGATGTATTAGTCACTTGTGCTAAAGGTAATGAAAAGAAGATGTGAGAAAGTAGTGTCGATGATAGGATAAGAAAATACTATTGTGTATCGTGATAGTTTTTTTTCATGTTGTGATAATTAAGAACATGAAATCTTTTTATGGTACATAGggttgttatagtgctcaaaacccatcagatttgAGTTTTGAGGCCATACATGGAATATTGGCCCTTTTCCCTTGTTTTGCCGTAAAAATGGAAAGGACATGCATGTCCTTAaagctatgatttttatggtcCAAAAGGTGTTGGAAACCCTTTTGGAAACTTTGGAGAAATAACTATAGGGATTAAGTGCATAATGGGTGGTATGTGCTTTATGTTTCCATTAAGGACTTGGAGTTTTGGATCCTGACTTATTGGCAAGGTTTAAAGGATAACgtttgaaactttatccatcaaggtTACGGTTTGGACCTATTTTGTGTTTGGGAACTCCTGGAATGGACTGGAGTCGGCttaagtgtaacgcccgtagatccgagctagtcaatttagagacaataaacatcaaaaacgactttttgatggaagattatttagaatgattaatcttaaacaagttgtagtatatgtcacaaggtttccgtgcatataaagaacgccaaaatccgagttataacgaagaagttatgacctgtcgaagtttcgcgacagaaccgacacgacccagcgcgacataaatagtgaatttaaggtagatagatatctatccttagttatttaaacgagagtcgaagatgtcttcgatagtagtccaacgataaaaatacagacgaaaacggagttcagatgaaggagttatgaatttcgaacggagttttcatgtcccggcctactaaagacaATATATAAGTaacatatttataatatattaaaaataaattcaaaattagccaatggagtctaaacaagagttgtagagcataatctcacataTGTGTCggtataaagaacgttgaaaacggagttcgtatgcgaaagttatgaatttctgaagttcggggcgcgaaaccccaaaactgttagataccacgacgtggcaagcagtgccacgacgtggcaagtcttctgacacctccgggagtcccccagatgcaacttgcgatgacgcatgcagtgacgaccaagcccacgacgtggaaaaaggtgccacgacgtggcaagggcagattttgccctataaatagatttgaagggtcggtcgagtttggttgctcattctctcatctctcacccatattacatCATTTTACGTGCAATTTTaacctcccgaagccccggtatcattcccgagccccgaagcaagtctcgaagccccgaagatcccgagaagtgcgattctcgagccgaagctctgcccgcgagaagccaattttttttgaagatcttccagatctaccgaagaatactacttctacaagccgtagtgttgtccgatcatcttctaatcaagtgagtgtgtggttactttcttctaacacataagtatgaagtatttgctacgaaatacgtgctatgtgtttatatattgttgtttatttaagatattggtggaatggatgaactatataggttttaatgagttaaaatgtatatgtattttatatctacaaatatgttgggtaggacatgggtagatgagattcgttagtatggatcagatcaagaggttagttttagatccgtgagtatggatttgatcaagaggttagttttagatccgtgagtatggattagatcaagaggatagttttagatctgggagtatggatcaggtaaagagataaaacttgttattagtccgggagtatggattaagactaagttaattgtccctagtctgggagtatggattgggcacggttattgatccgggagtatggatcagatcaggattaaggtatagttaactgtccctattccgggagtatggattgggtacaattattgatccgagagtatggatcagatcaggaggttagttttagatccgtgagtatggatcaggtagttttagatccgtgagtatggatcaggggaaaaggttagttttagatccatgagtatggatcaggggaaatgttagttttagatccgtgagtatggatcaggtgaaaaggttagttttagattcgtGAGTATGGATTGGGTGGAGATGATAGTTTTAAATCTGTGAGTAGGGATCatgtaaagaggaaaattttagatacgggagtttagatcgtgtcgttgtgaggattgaTGGGGtaggataagagttgcctttatatggtgaaattgtacaagtttggatgttctatatttataatatatgatataacattgtgggatgaaaaccctatatgctcaccaggctcccaagcctgacccactcggttttctttgtatcataggtattgatacgaagacatatttcacagagagatttaaaggaaatataaatcattagtgtaattgaatgtaagttctgtttatgcttatatgtttgtatcggaacatgacatcccgaggttttattattaaatgaaaataaattctctttgagaaatgttttgatacgttattatcatatcttgttttgggaacaaattccacaaccgttttctttaaaagattactctgattttaaaaacaaagcataaacaaatcggtattttctggccgtgaaaatggggatgtcacattaaggAATTAAGTCATTCTGACTGATCGCCACGACGTGGTGGAGCCTCACCACGACGTGGTTGTCTGGCTGAGCACGTCTGTTTTGTCGCATTGAGACCACGGCGTACCCATGAATGgccactgtgacatccccaaaatcacggccagaaaagaccgatttgtttatgctttgttttataaaatcagagtaatcctttgataaaaagagttgcggaatttgttcccaaaacaaaatatgatagaatttatcaaaacatttctcaaaagaatgtattttctttaaacaacaaaatctcgggatgtcatgttccgatacagaccaaaagcataaacagtacaatacagaccttacaacagttatttataactactggtctataatccaaaatctctcgtcaagtcatcCGACTTATACTCTCGTGTCacaacctgtaatacaaagaaaactgagtgggtcaggcttgggggcctggtgagcatatacggttttcaacccacaatattatatcttatatatatatatatatatatatatatatatatatatatatatatattcaatcatcaaacaatcattcCAATTattcatccccattatcttccttactcttaggggtctaccctaagagtcatctattcgtTCACTCCGTATTAGGCACcaagacaatagctgccaggattctttattagacactaagacaatagctgccaaggttcctttgtaaagcactaattccatagctgctatggttcattcatcgggtactaaatccatagctaccagtgtaggtactaattccatagctaccaacgtttatctaataGTACTAcatccatagctaccatcgtcTATCTAACAAtattaaatccatagctaccaacgttcgtTTATacgatactaaatccatagctacaatGGTTCgtctttcgtctcatcctcaaactcatccgTCATCACACACTAACTAattcgtctacccatgttctaccaaaCATATTTGTagacataacatacatatacagtttaactcatttaaaacctatataaaacatccattccacgcttatctcaaataaacatcaatgtataaacatataacatgtatttcgtagcaaatacttaatatttatgtgttagaagaaagtgaccacacactcacttgatcagaagatgatcggacaacactacagcttgtagaagtagtattcttcggtagatctggaagatcttcacaaaaattggcttctcacggacagagcttcggctcgggaattacacttatcgggatcttcggggcttcgggacttgcttcggggcttcgggatatttcttgcacgtaaaacgGGGGTAAAAAcgagtgagagagaagagtttGAAAAAAAGAAATCGACTGtcttcgcatgctatttataggggctgaactttggggttacgttgggcgtaattttggagtacgttgggcgtactaagccCTACAATGGGCGTACGCGACCAaaaacgtcatcgcttacgtatgTGAGCACTCGGGTCTGAGGGGTTCATGCACCGGGGTATGTTGGTCGTACGCCAGTACGCTTGACGTACTTCGGATAAGATcaatgactccttcggatatacatccgaattaaagattaaatatatattttaattatttaataaacttcaaaaattcatatcttcctcatacgaacttcaTTTTTGATGCTATTTATATCCACTCGTagatgagactacgctctacaactatcgtttggactccgtcggctaattttgaatttatttttattatttatttttagtaggccgagacaggaaaattccgttataaattcataacttcttcatctgacgtccgttttcgtctgtctttttaccgttgcactactaataacgagaccttcgactctcgtttagattgtttcggctaaaaaccgctcaatctcaaattgagtattcgggttgcatactgctaagtcgaaacttcggaaaatcataacttcctcatacgaagtcggatttggacgttctttttacgcacgctctcggtttaacgtattataAGACTTTCattagatcactaaggccaaatatcgctttaacataaattcactattgacgtcgcgctgtgtcgtgccggttctgttgcgaaacttcgacaggtcataacttcttcgttataactcgtatttcggcattctttatatgtacgaaatccttgtaacatatactacagcttagttaagattaatccttctaaataatcttccatcaaaaagtgattttttatgtttatcgtctctaaattgactagccctgatatACCGGCGTTACAGCCATGACATGGCGACCTGTTGGGTTGACCAAGTCTGACTTTCGACTTTGACcaggtttgacctaagggtatttttaGTTGTATTTAAGATTGGTCACTATATGATGATCAGGTGACGAGTACAGCCGATATTTGAAGCAGAGCTTTATTCAGCTATCATTTCAGACAGAGAGGTGATTTTtcttcactatacttgtgggtcgaacgCACAAATGTcagcccactagattatgtatcctggtatagaggatgttgatgtgttataatggtatgttagatcggtatcttggtaAATAGGATGTGATATGTGGTAGTGATATGTAGATTTGCCTATTTGTCTGAtgattggttatatgtttatctgtttgctggatatatgttatatgttatgtatatgtcgacatagttgatgggttttatgcataagaaacaatcctatgtgctcatacaaaccctaatgcttggatctaggttcctctattgtacatgctttgaatccaagactaataaacttagatctaacatattataaactgaattagggtttatagaattacctttgattgttatatagcaataacaatcaattccttgcttggattggcttcaaaagcttagtgcctcaagtgttgcacctctaatggagtcacaaacaccatatacaacttggatgaagatgagaagaaagggggcttcccaaaaacgactagaaaccctagagaatcaattccccacgtttttggggcctaaggggtcctttatatacttgtgagggctgctagggtttcagtcaaaaccctaatggacagcttaaactctaagcaatccatggaaccttctggataaggccatggacgaaaatatgatgggctcccatcataatttcgttcaccccttgttcctttagcattccttagcccaataactcaattatccaataattgcagtccagtcccctaaatttaattaatctcttttagccacaaaattaattcttaattaattcttgactaatattaattaaacaatatgatttcccctttaatatattattctcataatatattaataaatcatatttaaacctctctctccttaattcatcctacatattgttatggtgaaggcaacccaaaaggaccatgctcataatcgggtcaagtacataccaaaatagttatggacttagacactaatccaacagtctcccacttggataagtctaataactattttccgtatgacttcagaacctgattagcaatcgtagctttcaaaagccgctgtcaactctgatcttttcagatagcgtgtcctctagataagggattatatattcctccattctcaagatatcgtatagacaaaagacatgaatttcaatcattctctctatactgtttcccgacttccgatttatgacgactgacaacagactacaattgaacacatcaacttagtcccggcttggccaagcgcttaggtgtcatcactaaatcatcgagaggcccataaatatcgcttttatcctactttggataaaaggaatggataaacttcgactcaaatgctcgcttgcatttattgatcgaatcacacacaacaataaattttataacaccaagttactggtgcgtttacttattatcaatgtgcaatcgaccaacaaataacaactcacatgtctcggtttcaagaatatacaatattatcgtctcactaatcactcgtgataaatccatgaagtgatccaagtgagcgtgggtttaatccaatactctaatcttatcaaatcactcatgaactctgcagcaaacttgtgctatgtctaaacacttcagacaatctacagacagattcatgacagtctttattcatacctactcccaacgtatgactgactgtggatgtttgaataacctagttattctggaagtcaaaacatgcaaactgaaacataataataatacttaatcctatatggcctcaaacttgtgagagtaaataaaacacttctatttaaccaccatattgattacttattattatcgtttactgtttcagaaaatcaacttattactcaaattacaacaatagttgtcccatgcataaagcatgcacactatgtttcctatggtccttactttgtgaaatagatcaattgaaaaaccttttcaatgatgctcatttcacaattcccaatccttatcattagtgtaagaacacaaggttctttgctactattagaatatgctagattctaacatcttatgcaacgatcctttcataaagtcatagcacaaaagtcagcaagacttggctaatgaaattacaaagtactctctcagaaattgttgcaagacaattccatagacgcgaagtctcacattcaaagtacattcctttgaacatccttcttgcataaaagtttctaatctagacatagactctcaacatccaacttccaatatggaaacatttccatatttgccaaatgacaactcattcttaatagaatcttatctattcataataatgtcaatatggtccatccaataccatacttccaactactcacaagcgaccaatcctcagcgaactttggatcgtcctttgatagttgtttaattattttagtcaaaactgattctaatCCTTTTCccacttaatgcgctagacatttggaaaattttagaatggtcaaatattataacatttgcaatcgatcctatacccgaagcgtatgggacacgatgcataatgtcttacataaagatatgatactttaccaatcttttgccataatattttatgtgtcatgttctcacaattcgaactatgaagagggatgccgtaatcataatcgaattttaagaacacacaatgtatcctttgactgaaaatattaaaatttctcaatctaagctttagattttgaaacgaagtataatattctctcccttaattatattaaaacaacttttcaacccatgcaactttgcaaattgaatctttgtttttctataattaatattgctaacttgcaatactcgccataataatcatacaagcgtaacacttatgctcccaatatcatgatgattattatcatataagcataacacttatgctcccactagctttgacatgtattcagaaaacaaatgaactttcagaaaacaatgcctattgaatttctgaaattcatatttctaataccagatgcttcgataagcctttatctaggattcttaaccttatacacctttgtcttagatggctcatatgtgtgtttaaacaattcaaaacttatgttactaagttccaaatgttgaaactaattgccaaatctcataattcgaactatggaaagggatgccgtaaccataatcgaattttgagaatataattttcacaatcgctatcttcttaaaatctcttttagtgaaagcatttcctcacagtcattttcatgaaggagggaatcttatgacacttagattttatggtgtatgagttcctatccatgtgaattttccaaaaccaaggtttgcgacaaatccaaactcatatggactgaactttcttaatcttgatttcttgccttatggtaacacgagtgcccaccatgtcttccaagtagtttagt of the Lactuca sativa cultivar Salinas chromosome 6, Lsat_Salinas_v11, whole genome shotgun sequence genome contains:
- the LOC111886946 gene encoding uncharacterized protein LOC111886946 yields the protein MGCVISHLSAKFAFFPPSPPTYQIKKRDDGKLTAIYTSSSMPLTSAVGAVDDGGGGGGGGGCSFDVLSLRTRRGNKIVAFYLKNPYAKLTLLYSHGNAADLGQLFDLFVQLKANLRVNLMGYDYSGYGASTGKASELNTYADIEAVYECLQTEYGVSQEDLILYGQSVGSGPTLHLASRLPRLRGVVLHSAILSGLRVVCHVNCMFCVDIYKNVNKIRKVKSPTLVIHGTEDDVVNWLHGNRLWKMAKDPYEPLWIKGGGHCNLELYPDYIRHLYKFIYEMEIMTTKTRLSKIKLSKKTSSACGCCSSCIKVRQPSCPKCPKPRCPECCGLPTCCLNWNSCCCGWVIPKCPDVKLRKCPSCLGCGCFTCLGKCVRCSCW